In Terriglobia bacterium, the genomic window CTTGAACCGATCCGCTGTGCTGCTAACGGACAGACCGAATGAAGCGACCCCATGGACGTATCTCGTCCGGCTTCTCTCGCTGCTTCTGATTCTCGGGGCAATTCTAAAGAAAAACTACGACAAGATGTGAGAAGCGCGGTTACCCACGTACATCGCTTCCACTTTGTAGTCTCCCATTGTGTTGAGCTTCGGTTCCGAAGCAAAAGAGTTTCTCTTAAACGAGGCAACCGATCCGAGATACGGTGCGCGCCACTTGAAACGCGCCATCGAACGGCATGTTGTCTTTCCGCTCTCCAGCCTGATATCAACCGGACAGATCGATGCGGGAGTAGACGTACCCGGGACCCTCAATCGCATGACCAATCGTTTGCGAATATTTTCGCTCTCCGACGTTTCGATTACGATGACGACATCGAACGCCCCATCGAGGCCGAGGACTGGGCTTGAGGTACGCCGGACCAGTCCACCCAGGCATGAGTGCGCGTTTCGGATTGCGGCAGGGTCAGGAAGGTCGGGCAAACAGTTTGTTTTCGAGAAAGTAATGAACGAGACCCGCGTCTTGTTTCTTCTCCATCGCCATCTCGATCCAGAACCAACTGAGCTCAACCTGGTCGCAGAAATGAACGGACAAGTCCAGATACAAGTCCGCGGACTTGTTTTCGCAGCCGATAAAATCAAGATAAATGGTATTCGCCGTCACAGTTCGATTACTCGCAACGGATACAGGATACATTGGTGCTGCCGGAAGCTGAAGAAACTTGTCGCGCAAACGGTCAGGTGCG contains:
- a CDS encoding DUF5985 family protein; translation: MIDGFLLGVIATASVAAGLFFLKFWRTTQDSFFLAFAASFIVEGLNRSAVLLTDRPNEATPWTYLVRLLSLLLILGAILKKNYDKM